A window from Brassica napus cultivar Da-Ae unplaced genomic scaffold, Da-Ae ScsIHWf_2460;HRSCAF=3176, whole genome shotgun sequence encodes these proteins:
- the LOC125601146 gene encoding 60S ribosomal protein L6-3-like encodes MPAKQRTPKVSRNPDLIRGVGKYSRSQMYHKRGLWAIKAKNGGVFPRHDAKSKVVAVAEKPPKFYPAEDVKKPLANRRKANPTKLRSSITPGTVLIILAGRFKGKRVVFLKQLSSGLLLVSGPFKINGVPLRRVNQSYVIGTSTKVDVSGVSLEKFDDKYFGKVAEKKNKKGEGEFFEVKKEEKVFPQGKKDDQKAVDGALIKAIESVPELKTYLGARFSLKQGMKPHELVF; translated from the exons ATGCCGGCAAAGCAGAGGACGCCGAAGGTCAGCAGAAACCCTGATCTAATCAGGGGAGTCGGTAAATACTCGAGGTCGCAGATGTACCACAAGAGGGGTCTTTGGGCTATCAAGGCCAAAAACGGCGGCGTTTTCCCTCGCCACGACGCTAAATCGAAGGTTGTTGCTGTAGCTGAGAAACCACCAAAGTTCTATCCAGCTGAAGATGTTAAGAAACCTCTCGCCAACAGGCGCAAGGCAAATCCGACCAAGCTCAG ATCCAGCATCACCCCAGGAACAGTGCTGATCATCCTTGCTGGTAGGTTCAAGGGCAAGAGAGTTGTCTTCTTGAAGCAGCTTTCCTCTGGTTTGCTTCTTGTGTCCG GACCGTTCAAGATCAATGGTGTTCCTCTGAGACGTGTTAACCAGTCTTACGTGATCGGAACGTCCACAAAGGTTGATGTTTCTGGTGTTAGCCTTGAGAAATTCGATGATAAGTATTTTGGAAAGGTGGCTGAGAAAAAGAACAAGAAGGGAGAAGGCGAGTTCTTCGAAGTAAAGAAAGAG GAGAAGGTGTTCCCACAAGGGAAGAAAGATGACCAGAAAGCTGTGGATGGAGCATTGATCAAAGCCATTGAGTCAGTTCCTGAGTTGAAGACTTACCTTGGCGCAAGGTTTTCACTGAAACAAGGAATGAAGCCACATGAGCTTGTTTTCTAG